In Thunnus maccoyii chromosome 3, fThuMac1.1, whole genome shotgun sequence, the following proteins share a genomic window:
- the LOC121894758 gene encoding protein kinase C delta type-like isoform X2 has translation MAPFLRIAFNAYDVGALPPLSDPPICAIKMKESVNTERGKTLVQRKPTMYPAWKSSFDAHIYEGRVLEVVLMQSTEEPLAKATVGVSVLAERCKKSKTSGRAEFWVDLQPSGRIQMAVQFFLEDSDAAAWQSSVKVPPEDGVTTLNRRRGAFKQPKVHFIKNHEFTATFFGQPTFCSVCREFLWGLNKQGYKCRQCNAAIHKKCIEKIIGRCTGTAANSRDTMFQKERFKIDMPHRFKHYNYKSPTFCEHCGSLLWGLYKQGLKCEDCGMNVHSYCQKKVANLCGINQKLLAEALSQVSQKSVKKSDPNAADIGIYQDIQSATADPSDRNGKPREGLSPASAASTAPRVRLTISHLVFHKVLGKGSFGKVLLAELKGQGQYFAVKVLKKDVVLMDDDVECTMVEKRVLALAWENPFLTHLYSTFQSQEHLFFVMEYLNGGDLMFHIQDKGRFDLNRATFYAAEIIVGLQFLHSKGIIYRDLKLDNVMLDKDGHIKIADFGMCKENVFGEARATTFCGTPDYIAPEILLGQKYTFSVDWWSFGVLVYEMLIGQSPFQGDDEDELFESIRSDTPHYPRWITKEAKNLIELLFERDPSRRLGVVGDIRAHPFFKTINWLALEKREVEPPFKPKVKSPSDCSNFDREFLSEKPRLSHADKNLIDSMDQAAFAGFSFVNPRLENMISK, from the exons ATGGCGCCCTTCCTGCGCATCGCCTTCAATGCTTATGATGTGGGTGCTCTGCCTCCTCTGTCTGACCCTCCCATCTGCGCGATCAAGATGAAGGAGTCTGTCAACACAG AGCGAGGAAAGACTTTGGTCCAGAGGAAGCCCACCATGTATCCAGCTTGGAAGTCCAGTTTTGATGCTCACATCTATGAGGGACGTGTCCTAGAAGTTGTCCTCATGCAGAGCACTGAGGAGCCATTGGCCAAGGCTACGGTTGGCGTGTCTGTACTAGCAGAGCGTTGCAAGAAGTCCAAGACCAGTGGCCGTGCTGAGTTCTGGGTGGACCTGCAACCTTCTGGGAGGATCCAGATGGCTGTGCAGTTCTTCCTGGAGGACAGTGATGCAG CGGCATGGCAGTCATCGGTGAAGGTTCCTCCTGAAGATGGAGTCACAACCCTcaacaggaggagaggagctttCAAGCAGCCCAAAGTTCACTTCATCAAGAACCACGAGTTCACTGCCACCTTCTTCGGCCAGCCCACCTTCTGCTCCGTCTGCAGAGAGTTCCTCTG GGGGCTCAACAAACAAGGTTACAAGTGCAGAC AATGCAATGCGGCGATCCACAAGAAATGCATCGAAAAAATCATTGGCAGGTGCACTGGAACAGCAGCCAACAGTCGTGACACTATG ttcCAGAAAGAGCGCTTCAAGATTGATATGCCGCATCGCTTCAAGCACTATAACTACAAGAGCCCCACCTTCTGTGAACACTGTGGCAGTCTGCTGTGGGGTCTCTACAAACAGGGCCTTAAATGTGAAG ATTGTGGCATGAACGTACATAGTTATTGTCAGAAGAAAGTGGCCAATCTGTGTGGAATCAACCAGAAACTACTGGCTGAGGCTCTGTCTCAAGTCAGCCAG AAATCTGTGAAGAAGTCTGATCCAAATGCAGCTGATATTGGGATCTACCAAGACATCCAAAGTGCGACAGCAGACCCTAGTG ATCGCAATGGCAAGCCTCGTGAGGGCTTGAGCCCAGCCTCAGCTGCATCTACAGCTCCCAGAGTACGCCTCACCATTAGCCACCTGGTGTTCCACAAAGTGCTGGGCAAAGGCAGCTTTGGCAAG GTGCTGTTGGCAGAGCTAAAAGGGCAAGGCCAGTACTTTGCCGTGAAGGTTCTAAAGAAGGATGTCGTCCTCATGGATGATGACGTGGAGTGTACCATGGTCGAGAAGCGAGTCCTCGCCCTCGCCTGGGAGAACCCCTTCCTCACACACCTCTACTCCACGTTCCAGTCTCAA GAGCATCTCTTCTTTGTGATGGAGTACCTGAATGGAGGCGACTTGATGTTCCACATCCAAGACAAAGGCCGCTTCGATCTCAACAGAGCCAC ATTCTATGCTGCTGAGATAATAGTTGGACTGCAGTTCCTCCACTCAAAAGGAATTATCTACAG AGATCTAAAGCTGGACAATGTCATGCTGGACAAAGACGGACACATAAAGATTGCAGACTTTGGCATGTGTAAAGAGAACGTGTTTGGAGAGGCCAGAGCCACCACGTTTTGTGGGACACCGGACTACATCGCACCAGAG ATCCTGTTAGGGCAAAAGTACACCTTCTCAGTGGACTGGTGGTCTTTCGGTGTGCTGGTGTACGAGATGCTGATTGGTCAGTCACCTTTCCAAGGTGACGATGAGGATGAGCTGTTTGAGTCCATCAGGTCTGACACCCCTCACTACCCTCGGTGGATAACCAAGGAGGCCAAGAATCTGATTGAACTG TTGTTTGAGCGAGATCCCAGTCGCAGGTTGGGTGTTGTGGGAGACATCCGTGCACACCCATTCTTCAAAACTATCAACTGGCTGGCTCTGGAGAAGAGAGAAGTGGAGCCCCCTTTTAAGCCAAAAGTG AAATCCCCCAGCGACTGCAGCAACTTTGACCGAGAGTTCCTGAGTGAGAAGCCACGCCTCTCCCATGCCGATAAAAACCTCATCGACTCCATGGACCAGGCAGCATTTGCTGGCTTTTCCTTCGTCAACCCCAGACTGGAAAACATGATAAGCAAATGA
- the LOC121894758 gene encoding protein kinase C delta type-like isoform X1: MAPFLRIAFNAYDVGALPPLSDPPICAIKMKESVNTERGKTLVQRKPTMYPAWKSSFDAHIYEGRVLEVVLMQSTEEPLAKATVGVSVLAERCKKSKTSGRAEFWVDLQPSGRIQMAVQFFLEDSDAAAWQSSVKVPPEDGVTTLNRRRGAFKQPKVHFIKNHEFTATFFGQPTFCSVCREFLWGLNKQGYKCRQCNAAIHKKCIEKIIGRCTGTAANSRDTMFQKERFKIDMPHRFKHYNYKSPTFCEHCGSLLWGLYKQGLKCEDCGMNVHSYCQKKVANLCGINQKLLAEALSQVSQKSVKKSDPNAADIGIYQDIQSATADPSVDRNGKPREGLSPASAASTAPRVRLTISHLVFHKVLGKGSFGKVLLAELKGQGQYFAVKVLKKDVVLMDDDVECTMVEKRVLALAWENPFLTHLYSTFQSQEHLFFVMEYLNGGDLMFHIQDKGRFDLNRATFYAAEIIVGLQFLHSKGIIYRDLKLDNVMLDKDGHIKIADFGMCKENVFGEARATTFCGTPDYIAPEILLGQKYTFSVDWWSFGVLVYEMLIGQSPFQGDDEDELFESIRSDTPHYPRWITKEAKNLIELLFERDPSRRLGVVGDIRAHPFFKTINWLALEKREVEPPFKPKVKSPSDCSNFDREFLSEKPRLSHADKNLIDSMDQAAFAGFSFVNPRLENMISK, encoded by the exons ATGGCGCCCTTCCTGCGCATCGCCTTCAATGCTTATGATGTGGGTGCTCTGCCTCCTCTGTCTGACCCTCCCATCTGCGCGATCAAGATGAAGGAGTCTGTCAACACAG AGCGAGGAAAGACTTTGGTCCAGAGGAAGCCCACCATGTATCCAGCTTGGAAGTCCAGTTTTGATGCTCACATCTATGAGGGACGTGTCCTAGAAGTTGTCCTCATGCAGAGCACTGAGGAGCCATTGGCCAAGGCTACGGTTGGCGTGTCTGTACTAGCAGAGCGTTGCAAGAAGTCCAAGACCAGTGGCCGTGCTGAGTTCTGGGTGGACCTGCAACCTTCTGGGAGGATCCAGATGGCTGTGCAGTTCTTCCTGGAGGACAGTGATGCAG CGGCATGGCAGTCATCGGTGAAGGTTCCTCCTGAAGATGGAGTCACAACCCTcaacaggaggagaggagctttCAAGCAGCCCAAAGTTCACTTCATCAAGAACCACGAGTTCACTGCCACCTTCTTCGGCCAGCCCACCTTCTGCTCCGTCTGCAGAGAGTTCCTCTG GGGGCTCAACAAACAAGGTTACAAGTGCAGAC AATGCAATGCGGCGATCCACAAGAAATGCATCGAAAAAATCATTGGCAGGTGCACTGGAACAGCAGCCAACAGTCGTGACACTATG ttcCAGAAAGAGCGCTTCAAGATTGATATGCCGCATCGCTTCAAGCACTATAACTACAAGAGCCCCACCTTCTGTGAACACTGTGGCAGTCTGCTGTGGGGTCTCTACAAACAGGGCCTTAAATGTGAAG ATTGTGGCATGAACGTACATAGTTATTGTCAGAAGAAAGTGGCCAATCTGTGTGGAATCAACCAGAAACTACTGGCTGAGGCTCTGTCTCAAGTCAGCCAG AAATCTGTGAAGAAGTCTGATCCAAATGCAGCTGATATTGGGATCTACCAAGACATCCAAAGTGCGACAGCAGACCCTAGTG tagATCGCAATGGCAAGCCTCGTGAGGGCTTGAGCCCAGCCTCAGCTGCATCTACAGCTCCCAGAGTACGCCTCACCATTAGCCACCTGGTGTTCCACAAAGTGCTGGGCAAAGGCAGCTTTGGCAAG GTGCTGTTGGCAGAGCTAAAAGGGCAAGGCCAGTACTTTGCCGTGAAGGTTCTAAAGAAGGATGTCGTCCTCATGGATGATGACGTGGAGTGTACCATGGTCGAGAAGCGAGTCCTCGCCCTCGCCTGGGAGAACCCCTTCCTCACACACCTCTACTCCACGTTCCAGTCTCAA GAGCATCTCTTCTTTGTGATGGAGTACCTGAATGGAGGCGACTTGATGTTCCACATCCAAGACAAAGGCCGCTTCGATCTCAACAGAGCCAC ATTCTATGCTGCTGAGATAATAGTTGGACTGCAGTTCCTCCACTCAAAAGGAATTATCTACAG AGATCTAAAGCTGGACAATGTCATGCTGGACAAAGACGGACACATAAAGATTGCAGACTTTGGCATGTGTAAAGAGAACGTGTTTGGAGAGGCCAGAGCCACCACGTTTTGTGGGACACCGGACTACATCGCACCAGAG ATCCTGTTAGGGCAAAAGTACACCTTCTCAGTGGACTGGTGGTCTTTCGGTGTGCTGGTGTACGAGATGCTGATTGGTCAGTCACCTTTCCAAGGTGACGATGAGGATGAGCTGTTTGAGTCCATCAGGTCTGACACCCCTCACTACCCTCGGTGGATAACCAAGGAGGCCAAGAATCTGATTGAACTG TTGTTTGAGCGAGATCCCAGTCGCAGGTTGGGTGTTGTGGGAGACATCCGTGCACACCCATTCTTCAAAACTATCAACTGGCTGGCTCTGGAGAAGAGAGAAGTGGAGCCCCCTTTTAAGCCAAAAGTG AAATCCCCCAGCGACTGCAGCAACTTTGACCGAGAGTTCCTGAGTGAGAAGCCACGCCTCTCCCATGCCGATAAAAACCTCATCGACTCCATGGACCAGGCAGCATTTGCTGGCTTTTCCTTCGTCAACCCCAGACTGGAAAACATGATAAGCAAATGA